One window from the genome of Cricetulus griseus strain 17A/GY chromosome 2, alternate assembly CriGri-PICRH-1.0, whole genome shotgun sequence encodes:
- the Rab42 gene encoding ras-related protein Rab-42 isoform X2, whose protein sequence is MEAAGCSYQFRIALLGDAAVGKTSLLQRYVAGSRGPVEPEPEPTVGVEFYSRELLLPPGLRIKLQLWDTAGHERFRCITRSFYRNLVGVLLVFDVTNRESFEHIQAWHQEVVSSQGPDKVIFLLIGHKCDLSTRCVSTQEAEELAASLGMAFMETSAKSNCNVDLAFDTVTSAIEQALQQGDIKLEENWAGVRLLHRAPCPRSPSSRKQDSGPCQC, encoded by the exons ATGGAGGCGGCAGGCTGCAGCTATCAATTCCGGATCGCTCTGCTCGGGGACGCCGCGGTGGGCAAGACGTCACTGCTGCAGCGCTACGTGGCGGGCTCTCGGGGGCCGGTGGAGCCGGAGCCCGAGCCCACTGTGGGCGTGGAGTTCTACAGCCGCGAGCTGCTGCTGCCCCCCGGGCTGCGGATCAAGCTGCAGCTCTGGGACACCGCGGGTCACGAGCGCTTCAG GTGCATCACCCGATCCTTCTACCGGAACCTGGTGGGCGTTCTGTTGGTCTTTGATGTGACCAACAGGGAGTCCTTTGAACACATCCAGGCTTGGCACCAGGAGGTCGTATCCTCTCAGGGCCCTGACAAGGTGATCTTCCTACTGATTGGTCACAAGTGCGACCTGAGCACCAGATGTGTCtccacccaggaggcagaggagctgGCTGCCTCGCTGGGCATGGCCTTCATGGAGACCTCGGCCAAAAGTAACTGCAATGTGGACCTGGCCTTTGACACTGTCACCAGTGCCATCGAACAGGCCCTACAGCAGGGGGACATCAAGCTGGAAGAGAACTGGGCAGGTGTCCGGCTCCTCCACAGAGCCCCCTGTCCCAGATCCCCCAGCAGCAGAAAGCAGGACTCAGGCCCATGCCAGTGTTGA